Proteins from one Mercurialis annua linkage group LG7, ddMerAnnu1.2, whole genome shotgun sequence genomic window:
- the LOC126656145 gene encoding REF/SRPP-like protein At1g67360, with protein MGTEKKELKHLGLVRMAALQSLIYVSNFYDYAKKNSGPLRSTVGTVERAVTSVVSPVYNKFKDLPDDLLVFADKKVDEGADKFDKHAPPLAKQVAGQVHSLIQITVQKVQEFVNEARVGGPCAAVHYAAKEYKHFALTQSVNIWIKLNQFPIIHTVADMAVPTAAHWSEKYNHTLKVMTQKGFPIVGHLPLVPVDEISKAFKQGKAVEAGEKENAAPAHKSDSSDSD; from the exons ATGGGGACAGAGAAGAAGGAATTGAAGCACTTAGGATTGGTGAGAATGGCTGCTTTACAGTCGTTGATCTACGTGTCGAATTTTTATGATTACGCTAAGAAAAACTCTGGACCGTTGAGATCTACTGTTGGGACGGTTGAGAGAGCTGTGACGAGCGTTGTGAGCCcagtttataataaatttaaggatttaCCTGATGATCTTCTTGTTTTTgctgataaaaag GTAGATGAAGGTGCAGATAAGTTTGATAAGCATGCTCCACCACTTGCTAAGCAAGTTGCCGGCCAAGTGCATAGTTTGATTCAGATAACAGTCCAAAAGGTTCAAGAATTTGTCAACGAGGCTCGTGTTGGAGGACCATGTGCTGCTGTTCATTATGCTGCGAAGGAGTATAAGCACTTTGCCCTTACTCAGAGTGTGAACATCTGGATTAAGCTCAACCAGTTCCCGATCATTCACACGGTTGCTGACATGGCTGTTCCGACTGCTGCACATTGGTCTGAGAAGTACAACCATACTCTCAAGGTTATGACACAGAAGGGTTTTCCGATTGTCGGCCATTTGCCTTTAGTTCCTGTTGATGAGATATCGAAAGCGTTTAAGCAAGGTAAAGCAGTAGAAGCAGGAGAGAAAGAAAATGCAGCTCCTGCACATAAATCTGATTCATCAGATTCTgattaa